The following DNA comes from Mycobacterium sp. MS1601.
CGCTGATAATTGGATTGCGCAGCGGCATTGGCGTCCCACATCTGCTGCCGGAACGCCGATGGAACACATATGGTGTCGCCGTCGAAGGCCTCGCGCCAGACGAAGCCCTGTGAGCAGGACAGGGGACCGGACCCGGCCAGCGGATCCTTGTTGGATCCCGGGTTTGCGTTCTGCGTGGCCACCTGGTCGCGGACGGCGGGGGTGACGCACACGGTGTCGCCGGGGCGCGCTTCTCGCCAGACCAGTCCCTGGATGCACGTGTCGGGTCCGTAGGGCAGTGGTTCGGCCGACGCCGGGCTGATGCTCGAGACCACGGCCAGTGCCGTCATGGCAAGTGCCGGGACGGCGAATGCGAGCGGTTGGTGTCTTCTCCTCGACGCGGTGCGCTGTGGGCTGGCCGCCGGCGCCGTCCTGGGTGTCGAGAAATCGGGTGTCGCGCTGCGATTTTGTCGATCGGCTGCGGCCATGGTGTCCTCCAGTTGCTGTTGCCGCGACATCCGCGGCCTGCACAGCAAACTAAGAAGGATTCAATGGCCGAACCAGCGTAGTGGGCTACCTGTGCTGAATTCAGGGGGTCCAACCCGGCACGTTGCCGAACTCGCGGCCGGGGGCTGGGGCCGGCGCGCCGCCATCACCCTTGCCGTACACCGCCACCACCACGGTGCGGTCGATCAGGTTCTCCGACCACACACCGATGTCGACATTGGAACAGTCGTGCATGATCGCGTGATAGTCCGGGCGGTACCACCACTGGTTGAGGATCTCGACACCCGTGATGCTCAGTGCGGGGTTGATCGCGACGGTCTCGGCGACCTCACCGGCGTAGCCGGCGTTGCGGGCACGGTCGGCCACCGTCGACCCGTCAGAGCCGATGTCGCCGCCGAGGCCGCGGTTGTGCAGTACGTCGTTGGTGTGCCACTGTGCGGCCAGCCGCAGCTTCGGGTTGATCTTGATGTTGGTGCTGCAGCCCGCCTGATGCTGAGCTGTGTAGACGTTGGCCACCACACCGTCGTTGAGGCGACGGTTGTCGGCCTGCGCGCTGGGAGCTGTCACGAACCCGAACGTCGTCGCAGCCAACACGGCCGGGACGAGGGCAGCACGCACCACGGTCATGGCAGCTGACCTTACGTGACAGCGCTGCCGCTCAGGTGGGATTGCACCACGACCCGACGGCGCGCATCCACGATTCGTCTCACCCGGATGCGAAACTGGCCCGATGCGGTTGTATCGGGATCGAGCGGTGGTGCTGCGCCAGCACAAGCTCGGCGAAGCTGACCGCATCGTCACTCTGCTCACCTGTGATCACGGTCTGGTTCGCGCCGTGGCCAAGGGCGTGCGGCGCACCCGCAGCAAGTTCGGCGCCAAGCTGGAACCGTTCTCCCACATCGACGTGCAGTTGCACCCCGGCCGCAACCTCGACATCGTCACCCAGGTTGTCGCTCTCGATGCTTTCGCCACCGACATCGTGGGCGACTACGGCCGCTACACCACCGCCTGCGCCATCCTCGAGACCGCCGAACGCCTGGCCGGCGAGGAACGAGCCCCGATGCCGTCGCTGCAGAAGCTGACGGTCGGTGCGCTGCGTGCGGTGGCCGACGGCACGCGCTCACGGGAGTTGCTGCTCGACGCCTATCTGTTGCGGGCCATGGGCATCGCCGGGTGGGCGCCCGCGCTCACCGAATGCGCCCGCTGCGCGGCTCCGGGGCCACACCGCGCCTTCCACGTCGCCGCCGGAGGCAGCGTGTGTCTGCACTGCCGGCCCGCCGGGTCCAGCACCCCACCGCAGGGTGTGGTGGACCTCATGATCGCGTTGCACGACGGCGACTGGGGCCACGCCGAGTTGTCCTCGGCGTCACACCGCAGCCAGGTCAGCGGCCTGGTGGCGGCACATCTTCAGTGGCATCTGGAGCGTCAGCTGCGCACACTGCCGCTGGTGGAACGTGCCTACCGGCCTGATCGCACACTCGCCGACAGCCGGGTTCTGCTGGTCGGGCAGGATATCCCCCATGGCTTTGAAACGGGAGAAGACCAGCTACCCCCAGCTGCCTCCGGCTCCTGACGACTATCCGATGTTCCCGGACACCTCGACGTGGCCGGTGATCTTCCCTGAGCTCCCGCCGAAGACCAACGGCAAGTTCTCGCGCCCGCCTCAGCACACGTCCAAGGCGTCGGCGCCGCAGATTCCCGCCGACCAGGTACCCAACCACGTTGCCGTGGTGATGGACGGCAACGGTCGGTGGGCCAAGCAGCGCGGGTTGGGGCGCACCGAGGGCCACAAGATGGGCGAGGCGGTGCTGATCGACATCACCTGCGGCGCCATCGAAATGGGGATCAAGCACCTCACGGTGTACGCGTTCTCCACCGAGAACTGGAAGCGCAGCACCGAAGAGGTGCGATTCCTGATGGGCTTCAACCGTGAGGTGGTGCGCCGGCGTCGGGAGAACCTGGATGCCATGGGCGTCAACATGCGCTGGGTCGGTTCGCGGCCGCGGATGTGGAGCAGTGTCATCAAGGAGTTCGACATCGCCGAGCAGATGACGGTCGACAACGACGTCATCACCGTCAACTACTGCGTGAACTACGGCGGCCGCACCGAGATCGTGGAGGCTGCGCGACAACTCGCGCAGGAGGCCGTCGAGGGCAAGATCAATCCGGCGCGCATCAGCGAGGCGGCCTTCGCCAAGCACCTGCACCGTGCCGACATCCCCGATGTGGACCTGTTCATCCGGACCTCCGGAGAGCAGCGGGCCTCGAACTTCCTGCTGTGGCAGGCCGCCTACGCCGAGTACGTCTTCCAGGACAAGTTGTGGCCGGACTATGACCGCCGCGATCTGTGGGCGGCGTGTGAGGAATACGTGTCGCGCAACCGGCGGTTCGGTAGGGCCTGATGCCCACATTGCTGCAGCGGCTCTCGAGTGCTCTGTCGGAGGTTCTCACCGTCGTCGAGGAGTCCGACGGTGCTCTGACCGTCAGCCAGCCGGGGGTGGTGGCGTCGCTGCGGGTAGTCACCATCGCCGAGGGCCTGGACATGGTGTCGCTGACGCAGCCGCTGGCGTGGGATCTGCCGCTGAACGCCAAGGTGCGGGAGAAGGTGGCGCGCCAAGCTGCCAAGACGCTGCTGGGGACCGTCGCTCTGGTGGAGAAGACGCCCGACCCGGCGGCCAATGGCTCGTCGTCGAAGAAGTCCGCAGATGTGTTGCTGCGCTACAACTTTCCGGGCGCAGGATTGACCGACGACGCGTTGCGGACCCTGATCCTGATGGTGCTGGCGGCGGGGGCGGACGTGCGCGCGGCGCTCAGTTAGCGCAGCCGCTGCAGGTACCGAAGATCTCGACGGTGTGGCTGACCTCGGTGAAGCCGTGCTTGGCGGCCACCGCGGCGGCCCAGGTCTCCACCTCCGGGCCCTCCACTTCGACGGTGGCGCCGCAGTGGCGGCACACCAGGTGATGGTGGTGGTGGGTCGAACAGCGGCGATACACCGACTCTCCGGTGTCGGTGCGCAGAGTGTCCACCTGGTTGGCGGTCGACATGGCCTGCAGGGTGCGGTAGACGGTGGTCAGCCCGATGTTCTCGCCGCGTCGGCGCAGTTCGTCATGCAGTTCCTGGGCGGACTTGAACTCCTCGAGGGTGTCCAGCAGTTCGGTGATGGCTGCGCGCTGCTTGGTGGCGCGGGTGCGCACTTCGGTTCCGGTCATCGATCGCCCTCCCCGGCGTGTGTCACCGCGTCCAGCACGATGTGGGCCAGATGGTGATCGACGAGGCGGTACATCACCTCGCGGCCGGCTCGTTCACCCGCGACCACGCCCGCGGCCTTGAGGATGCGTAGATGCTGACTGACCAGCGGCTGCGGCACCCCGAGAGCGTCGACGAGTTCGTGGACGCAGCGCTGCGACTCGTTGAGCTGCAGGACGATCGCGATGCGGACGGGGGCGGCGAGGGCGCGCAGGATCTCACCGGCCCCGTCGAGGATCTCCCGCGGTGGCAGCGCGACGGTGCCGCTGCCGTGCTGGTGTTCCAGCTCGTCGTGTGTCTCGTCGTGTGTTGCGGTGGACACGGCTGCAGCACCTCCCATAATGGAAATCGTTTCCACTACCACTCTTACATGCATGATCGTGCATGTCAAAGCCTTCGTGGGTGTTCGTGGCTCCGAGGTCCTCGACTACTCTGGTCGGGTTGCTTCCCCACCAACTCAGGAGTACTCGAGCATCGTGGCGTCCGTCATCGACACCATCGCCAACCTGGCCAAGCGTCGTGGGCTGGTCTACCAGTCCGGCGAGATCTATGGCGGCACCAAGTCCGCCTGGGATTACGGTCCGCTGGGCGTCGAGCTCAAGGAGAACATCAAGAAGCAGTGGTGGCGTTCGGTGGTCACCAGCCGCGATGACGTCGTGGGCCTGGACAGTGCGATCATCCTGCCGCGCCAGGTGTGGGTGGCCTCCGGCCACGTCGCCGTCTTCAACGACCCCCTGGTGGAGTGCCTGAACTGCCACAAGCGGCACCGGCAGGACCACATGCAGGAGGCCTACGCGTTGAAGAAGGGGCTCGACGACCCCGACGCGGTGTCGATGGACGAGATTGTCTGCCCGGACTGCGGCACCAAGGGCCAGTGGACCGAGCCCCGCGACTTCAACATGATGCTCAAGACCTACCTGGGGCCCATCGAGTCCGAGGAAGGTCTGCACTACCTGAGGCCGGAGACCGCCCAGGGCATCTTCGTCAACTTCGCCAACGTGGTGACCACCTCGCGCAAGAAGCCGCCGTTCGGCATCGGCCAGATCGGCAAGAGCTTCCGCAACGAGATCACCCCAGGCAACTTCATCTTCCGCACCCGCGAGTTCGAACAGATGGAGATGGAGTTCTTCGTCGAGCCGTCCACCGCGGGGGAGTGGCACAAGTACTGGATCGAGACGCGCCTGCAGTGGTACGTCGACCTCGGCATCAACCGCGACAATCTGCGGCTCTACGAGCACCCCAAGGAAAAGTTGTCGCATTACAGCGACGGCACCACCGACATCGAGTACAAGTTCGGTTTCGCCGGCAACCCGTGGGGTGAGCTGGAAGGCATCGCCAACCGCACCAATTTCGACTTGTCCACGCACTCCGAGCATTCCGGCGTCGACCTGTCGTTCTACGACCAGGCAGCAGACACCCGGTTCGTGCCCTACGTCATCGAGCCCGCAGCCGGTCTCACCAGGTCACTGATGGCGTTCCTGGTGGACTCGTACACCGAGGACGAGGCGCCGAACGCCAAGGGTGGCGTGGACAAGCGGGTGGTGCTGAAGCTGGATCCGCGGCTGGCGCCGGTCAAAGCTGCCGTGTTGCCGCTGTCGCGCCACGCCGACCTCTCGCCCAAGGCCCGAGACCTGGCTGCCGAGCTGCGGCAGTCCTGGAACATCGAGTTCGACGACGCCGGCGCCATCGGCCGCCGGTACCGCCGTCAGGACGAGATCGGTACTCCGTTCTGCGTGACGCTGGACTTCGACTCGCTCGAGGATCAGGCCGTCACCATCCGTGAGCGCGACGCCATGACCCAGGAGCGGGTGGCCATCGACAAGGTCGGTGACTACCTGGCGGTGCGGCTCAAGGGCTGCTGAGCCAGCAGCCCTTCCATCACCGCATCGGAGATGCCCGCGGACTGACCGCAGTCCACGGTGAGTTGTTGTCCGTTGATGCCCTTGCCCGCATCAGAGGCCAGGAACTCGATCACCGAGGCCACCTCGTCGGGCAGCGCCATGCGGCCCAGCGGCGACATGAGCAGGGTCAGGGTGATCTCCTCGTCGGCGTTGTCCTGCGCGCGCAGCATCGGAGTGTCCACACTGCTGGGCGCCACCTCGTTGATGCGGATCCCGCGCGAGCCGAGCTCCAGAGCAGCCGTGCGCACCAACGCCGACGTGGCCGCCTTCGACGCCGCGTACGCGGCGTAGCCGGCGATCGTCATGCGCGCCGCCAGCGAGGTGACGACGACGAACGACCCGCCCGACGGCATGTGGGGGACAGCGTGTTTGATCGCGTACATCACCGCCAGGGTGTTGACGTGATAGCACTGCAGCATCGCCTCGGTAGTGAGTTCTGTTGTGTGCGTGGGGGAGACGAAGGTGCCCGCGCTACACACCACCGCGTCGATGCGGCCGTACTCGGCGACCACTTCTGCCATGCAGTTGGCCACGTCGGCTTCCCGGCTGACGTCGGTCTGGATCGAGCGGGCGCCGATCGTCGCGGCAGTGGCCGAACTGTCGCGCCTGCTGGCGATCACGACGCGGGCGCCGGCGGCGGCGAAGCGTTGGGCGGTAGCCAGGCCGATCCCACTGGATCCGCCGGTGACGATGACGACCTTGCCGGACATCGATGACATGCAGTGATGGTCGTAGAAAGTTGTTTCCAGCACGTTTCAGTCGAATGATATGCAGGAAATTGCTGTGAAGATGGATAATCTGCAGACTCCACGATGGGAGAACAATATGCAGCTCGATGACCTGGACGAACAGATTCTGTGGGAACTCGCCCGCGACGCGCGAATACCGAACAACGAACTGGCCAAGAAGCTGCACGTCTCGCCGTCCACCACCATCAATCGGGTGCGGGCCTTGAAGGAGAAGGGGGTGCTGCAGTCCGCTCACGCCACCTTCGACCTCACGGCTGTTGGCCTGCCGGTACAGGCGGTGGTGTCGGTGCGCATCCACCCGCAGGCCCGCCGCGCGCTGAAAGAGTATGCGCAGCGGGTGATTCTGCTGCCCCCGGTGATGAACCTCTTCTGGATGGGCGGCCCCGACGACTTCCTGATCCATGTGCACTGCGCGTCGACGGCGCACCTGCGCGACTTCGTCGCCACCGACCTCAGCGCCGATCCCGCGGTGGCGTCCGCGCAAACCAACGTCGTGTTCGAGCATCTCCTCGGGGTGCAACACATGGACCACGTGTCGGGATTCGACGAGATCCGGGCCGGTTATCGGGACTGAACAAAATGTGTCCTCGATGCCGATTGTGCGTCTGATGCGAAATATTCTGCACGGATTAGTCAAAACTGGTGCATGTGATGCAGCCGAAACAACGCTGAAATCCAGGCTGTGCAATCTTCGTCGGTGCGGACGTCGCCGTCTCGCAGCACGTTCCCTCTGCACTCCTGAGGACGCCACACATGACCATCAAGTCCCCTTCGCCGTTCGAGCCGGTTGACGCAGGCCCGCACACTGCGCTCGAAGCCACCCACTCGCCGCTGCACCGCAACCTGGGCGTCGGCTCCATCGCGTTCATGGCACTGGCCGGCGCCGCCCCGCTCGGAGCGGTGATCGCCGCCTTCCCGATTGTGGTCGGGGTCAGCCAAAGCCCGGCCATCCCACTGTTTTTCGTGCTCGCCACGGCGATTCTTGCGATCTTCACCGCGGGATTCGTCCGGATGGCCAAGTACGTCACCAACGCCGGCGCTTTCTACTCCTACATCCAGGCGGGGCTGGGTCGCATCCCGGGCACCGGCGCGGCCACCTTCGCCGTGGGCACCTACGTCATGCTCGCTGTGGCACTGGCCGCCTACATCGGTGTCGCCACCAGCGACGCCATCGCCCACTTCGGTGGGCCTGTCACCCCCTGGTTCCTGTGGACGGTTGTGTGGGTGCTCATCACCGGCGTTCTGGGCTACCGCGACATCGAACTCAGTGCCAAGGTCCTCGGCGTTGTGCTGGTGATCGAGATCCTGGTGGTGGTCGTCATCGACGTCGCGATCCTGGCCCGCGGCGGCGAGGCGGGCGTCACCGCAACCGCACTCAATCCCGTTCTGCTGACCGAGGGTTTCCCGTCGCTGGGCCTGATGTTCGCGTTTTTCAGCTTCGTCGGATTCGAGGCGACGGCGGTGTTTCGCACCGAGGCACGCGACCCGGAACGGACCATCCCGCGCGCCACCTACCTCGCCGTGGTGGGCGTCGGATCGTTCTACGCCTTCTCCGCCTGGGCGATGGCTGTCGGTGTGGGAACCGACGCCCTGGTGGCAGCCGCCACCGCTGACCCCACCGGCATGGTGCTGGGTCTGGCACAGACCTACGTCTCACCGATCATGGCCGACGTGGTGCAGGTGCTGCTGCTCACCAGCATCTTCGCCTGCATGCTGACCTTCCACAACGTACTGACCCGATACACATTCACCATGGGCGGCAAGGGAATTTTGCCTGCACCACTGGGCGCGGTGAACGCCAAGCACCGCGCCCCGTCACGCGCCTCGCTGGTCGTTTCGGCCGTAACCGGTGCGCTGCTTGTCGGTGTCTTCGCCGCCGGACTGGATCCCATCGCCGAGATCTACACCTGGCTCTCCGGCGCGGCCACCCTCGGTGTCATCGTGCTGATGGCGCTGACCTCGCTCGCGGTGCTGGTGTTCTTCCGGACCCGTCCCGAAGCCCGCGCCGGAATATGGTCCTCGACGATAGCCCCGGCCGTCGCTCTGATGTGCCTGGGTGCGGTGACGTACCTGGTGATCAAGAACTTCTCGGTCCTGGTGCCGACACCCGTGGTGGCCGATGTGCTGCTGGTGGTGCTGGCGGCCACCTTCGCCGTCGGCGTGACAGTGGCCCTGATCTTCCGTTCCCGACGCCCCCAGTCCTACGCCGCACTCGACGCCTGACAGGAGAGACGATGATATCCACACCCGCTTACCAGAAGACCTCGGATCTGAACAACTGGCGGCATTTCGCCGAAATGGGCGCTGCGGCAGACACGCCGCCCAAGGTGATCGTCAAAGGTGAAGGCTGCTATCTGATCGACTCCGACGGCAACCGCTACCTCGACGGGCTGTCCAACCTGTTCTGCGTCAACCTCGGCTATTCCTACGGTGAGGAACTCGGCGAGGCTGCACTGGCCCAGTACAAAGAGCTCGGCTACCACAGCAACTGGGGCAGCACGCACCCCCGTGCCATCGAATTGGCCGCCGCCGTAGCCGAATTGGCGCCCGGCGACCTCAGCCACGTCTACTTCACCCCGTCCGGCGGCGAGTCGGTGGAGGCCGCGTGGAAGATCGCCCGGCAGTATTACCGGCTGCGCGGTGAGAATCGCTGGAAGGCGATCTCGCGTCAAACCGCCTATCACGGAACCACTCTCGGTGCGCTGTCGCTGATCGGCATCCCGGAGTTCCGCTCCGACTTCGAGCCGTTGGTGCCCACCGCAGGCAAAATCCGCAACACCCGGCGGGTGGGCCGCCCCGCCGGCGAGACCGAGGAGCAGTTCACCGCGTTCCTGCTCGACGAACTCGAGTTCCGCATCCAGGCCGAGGGCCCGGACACTGTGGCGATGATCCTGATGGAACCCGTGCAGAACCATGGCGGCATGCTGGTGCCGCCCGCCGGCTATTCCCGAGG
Coding sequences within:
- a CDS encoding ArsR/SmtB family transcription factor, which encodes MGGAAAVSTATHDETHDELEHQHGSGTVALPPREILDGAGEILRALAAPVRIAIVLQLNESQRCVHELVDALGVPQPLVSQHLRILKAAGVVAGERAGREVMYRLVDHHLAHIVLDAVTHAGEGDR
- a CDS encoding APC family permease, translating into MTIKSPSPFEPVDAGPHTALEATHSPLHRNLGVGSIAFMALAGAAPLGAVIAAFPIVVGVSQSPAIPLFFVLATAILAIFTAGFVRMAKYVTNAGAFYSYIQAGLGRIPGTGAATFAVGTYVMLAVALAAYIGVATSDAIAHFGGPVTPWFLWTVVWVLITGVLGYRDIELSAKVLGVVLVIEILVVVVIDVAILARGGEAGVTATALNPVLLTEGFPSLGLMFAFFSFVGFEATAVFRTEARDPERTIPRATYLAVVGVGSFYAFSAWAMAVGVGTDALVAAATADPTGMVLGLAQTYVSPIMADVVQVLLLTSIFACMLTFHNVLTRYTFTMGGKGILPAPLGAVNAKHRAPSRASLVVSAVTGALLVGVFAAGLDPIAEIYTWLSGAATLGVIVLMALTSLAVLVFFRTRPEARAGIWSSTIAPAVALMCLGAVTYLVIKNFSVLVPTPVVADVLLVVLAATFAVGVTVALIFRSRRPQSYAALDA
- a CDS encoding Fur family transcriptional regulator, encoding MTGTEVRTRATKQRAAITELLDTLEEFKSAQELHDELRRRGENIGLTTVYRTLQAMSTANQVDTLRTDTGESVYRRCSTHHHHHLVCRHCGATVEVEGPEVETWAAAVAAKHGFTEVSHTVEIFGTCSGCAN
- a CDS encoding decaprenyl diphosphate synthase, translating into MALKREKTSYPQLPPAPDDYPMFPDTSTWPVIFPELPPKTNGKFSRPPQHTSKASAPQIPADQVPNHVAVVMDGNGRWAKQRGLGRTEGHKMGEAVLIDITCGAIEMGIKHLTVYAFSTENWKRSTEEVRFLMGFNREVVRRRRENLDAMGVNMRWVGSRPRMWSSVIKEFDIAEQMTVDNDVITVNYCVNYGGRTEIVEAARQLAQEAVEGKINPARISEAAFAKHLHRADIPDVDLFIRTSGEQRASNFLLWQAAYAEYVFQDKLWPDYDRRDLWAACEEYVSRNRRFGRA
- a CDS encoding glycine--tRNA ligase; translation: MASVIDTIANLAKRRGLVYQSGEIYGGTKSAWDYGPLGVELKENIKKQWWRSVVTSRDDVVGLDSAIILPRQVWVASGHVAVFNDPLVECLNCHKRHRQDHMQEAYALKKGLDDPDAVSMDEIVCPDCGTKGQWTEPRDFNMMLKTYLGPIESEEGLHYLRPETAQGIFVNFANVVTTSRKKPPFGIGQIGKSFRNEITPGNFIFRTREFEQMEMEFFVEPSTAGEWHKYWIETRLQWYVDLGINRDNLRLYEHPKEKLSHYSDGTTDIEYKFGFAGNPWGELEGIANRTNFDLSTHSEHSGVDLSFYDQAADTRFVPYVIEPAAGLTRSLMAFLVDSYTEDEAPNAKGGVDKRVVLKLDPRLAPVKAAVLPLSRHADLSPKARDLAAELRQSWNIEFDDAGAIGRRYRRQDEIGTPFCVTLDFDSLEDQAVTIRERDAMTQERVAIDKVGDYLAVRLKGC
- a CDS encoding aminotransferase class III-fold pyridoxal phosphate-dependent enzyme, which codes for MISTPAYQKTSDLNNWRHFAEMGAAADTPPKVIVKGEGCYLIDSDGNRYLDGLSNLFCVNLGYSYGEELGEAALAQYKELGYHSNWGSTHPRAIELAAAVAELAPGDLSHVYFTPSGGESVEAAWKIARQYYRLRGENRWKAISRQTAYHGTTLGALSLIGIPEFRSDFEPLVPTAGKIRNTRRVGRPAGETEEQFTAFLLDELEFRIQAEGPDTVAMILMEPVQNHGGMLVPPAGYSRGVREIADRYGILLVADETITAFGRVGAWFASERYEVQPDIITCAKGLSSAHAVIGAVIVGEKVYEPFTGAGTSLLHGNTFGGHPVMAAVALKNIEIMKRLDIPNTVLANEETLRAKLDTLAQLPVVIDVRGAGHFYAVELTQNTPSGRAMTVEEKKFLYGDALLAHALEERGVMLRISLDAGDPVVCVAPPLVAGDAEFSQLTDALRAVLGHISTVHADM
- a CDS encoding SDR family NAD(P)-dependent oxidoreductase, producing MSSMSGKVVIVTGGSSGIGLATAQRFAAAGARVVIASRRDSSATAATIGARSIQTDVSREADVANCMAEVVAEYGRIDAVVCSAGTFVSPTHTTELTTEAMLQCYHVNTLAVMYAIKHAVPHMPSGGSFVVVTSLAARMTIAGYAAYAASKAATSALVRTAALELGSRGIRINEVAPSSVDTPMLRAQDNADEEITLTLLMSPLGRMALPDEVASVIEFLASDAGKGINGQQLTVDCGQSAGISDAVMEGLLAQQPLSRTAR
- a CDS encoding CAP domain-containing protein; protein product: MTVVRAALVPAVLAATTFGFVTAPSAQADNRRLNDGVVANVYTAQHQAGCSTNIKINPKLRLAAQWHTNDVLHNRGLGGDIGSDGSTVADRARNAGYAGEVAETVAINPALSITGVEILNQWWYRPDYHAIMHDCSNVDIGVWSENLIDRTVVVAVYGKGDGGAPAPAPGREFGNVPGWTP
- a CDS encoding Lrp/AsnC family transcriptional regulator, yielding MQLDDLDEQILWELARDARIPNNELAKKLHVSPSTTINRVRALKEKGVLQSAHATFDLTAVGLPVQAVVSVRIHPQARRALKEYAQRVILLPPVMNLFWMGGPDDFLIHVHCASTAHLRDFVATDLSADPAVASAQTNVVFEHLLGVQHMDHVSGFDEIRAGYRD
- the recO gene encoding DNA repair protein RecO yields the protein MRLYRDRAVVLRQHKLGEADRIVTLLTCDHGLVRAVAKGVRRTRSKFGAKLEPFSHIDVQLHPGRNLDIVTQVVALDAFATDIVGDYGRYTTACAILETAERLAGEERAPMPSLQKLTVGALRAVADGTRSRELLLDAYLLRAMGIAGWAPALTECARCAAPGPHRAFHVAAGGSVCLHCRPAGSSTPPQGVVDLMIALHDGDWGHAELSSASHRSQVSGLVAAHLQWHLERQLRTLPLVERAYRPDRTLADSRVLLVGQDIPHGFETGEDQLPPAASGS